A segment of the Streptomyces sp. NBC_01235 genome:
CGGGGGAGTGCCCAGGTCCGTGGTCAGGACGGCAGTACGTACGCCTCGATCCGTGATGCGTTGAGCTCCCGCGCACGCGGCGGGTCGTCGGTCGCTATGGTCGCTGCGTACAGGGTGTCGCCCTTGGGGCCCGCGACCAGGCAGCTGAGCGTGCGCTGGCTGGTCGCGACGCGGTCCAGGATGGTGCCGCCGGGGCCCACCCGGACGCATTCGCCGCGCAGCGCGTTGGCGACCCACGCCGTACCGTCCTTGCCCGGTGCGATGCCGTCGGGCGCGATGGGGCTGCTGGAGCGGTCGGCGATGGCCTGGTGATCGAGCAGGGCCGAGACGCGCCGCGTGATGCTGCCGACGAGTCCCGGGGCGGTGACCGCCTTCCACAGCCAGGGCTCGATCAAGGGGGCCCAGGGGCGCGGCGGACCCAGTCGGCCGTCCGACAGTACTGGCAGCGCCACGAGCCTCATCGCCATCGTCTCGGCGGCCAGCATCGTGCGGCCGTCGTCGATGGGGAAGAGGCCGTTGGCGAACGCCAACGGCTCGCTCAGGCCGATGAGTTCACCCTCGGGCGAGAAGCAGGCGATTGGCGCGCGGGGCGGCCCGGGCGGCACGTAGAGCATGGAATTGGGGTGTCGCTTGAGGAAGGCGTGATAGTCGAACCCGAAGTTGCCCACGTAGGCGCGGCCCTCCTGGTCGACGTACATGTCGTTGACTGGGCCCTTGGCGATGTCCCGGAGGTCCGCGTGCACGACCAGGGAGCCGTCCGGCTCCAGTCGGTACACGCACAAACCCTCCATCGAGACGACCAGTATCCGTCCGTCGGGCAGGAAACCGATCCCGCCGGCACGACCGGGAACATCGGCGACCGTCTCGGGTCTGCCGATGGTGTCCCAGTGATGGACTGTGCCATGAGCCATGTCGCAGAACCACAGGGCGTCGTCGTGCCAGCGCAACGACTCCACAACACCGAATCCGTCCAGAACGACGGTGGCCTTCGGTTTCACTGCTGCCTCCAAAGGTGATCACGCCCGCGCGTGGCTCCCGATACGGTCGCTCACCGCTCAGGAGTAAGTCAAATGTCCAAGACGGTCGTCTTGGACGTGGTGCTGGTCTGTGGGCCGACTAGATCTGGAGGAGCGACAGCCGAATGGCCCGTATGGCGCTGAAGGAACGGCGGGAAGAGCTCATCGCTGCGGCGATCAGGGTGGTGACCCGGGAGGGCGTCGCCAGGACGACGACCCGCTCCATCGTCCGCGAGGCGGGTATGACCCTCGGTGTCTTCCACTACTGCTTCGCTCACGCGAAGACCTTCTCGAAGAGGTGATCACGCGTATCGCGGACGGTTTCGTGGTCGCCTCCCGGCAGGCGTGCGCCGGGGAGACGGAGCTGCGTCCGGCGGTCGAGAAGAGCCTCCGTGCCTTCTGGGACGGCGTGCAGGCCAGTCCCGGCCAGCAGTTGGCCGGTTACGAACTGGCCCACTACGCCTTGCGGCAGGCGGGTATGGAGAAGCTGGCACGCCGTCAGTACCGGCACTACCTGGACGTCCACGAGGATCTCGTGACGGACATCGCCGAGCAGACCGGCGTCCGGTGGACCGTCCCGGGCCCGGTCCTCGCCCGCTACCTGAACTCGGTGCTGGACGGGCTCACGATGTGCTGGCTCATCGACCGCGACACCGAAATCAGCCGCGCGGTCCTGGACCTCACCGGCAGGCACCTGGAGACCCTCGCGGTGAGCCGTGCGGACGCCCTGTCGGCCTGAGCCGGACCGGTAGCACGCAGTGCCCCGGTCGGGCGGGCCGCCGGCCCGCCCGGCCGGCGTTCCAGCTGTCCGTCAGTCGAACAGATCCGGTTCCTGCTGCGTGATCTGGTCCCACATCGGGCGGAACTGGAACCAGCCCGGCAGCGGACCGGAGGTCTGCTCCCGCACCGTCCTTGCCGTGTCCGGGTCGATCAGCTTGGGTGTCCCCGCGGCCATGGCCAGCAGCTGGGCCTGGCAGGAGCGTTCCATGGTGACGAAGTACCAGGCGGCCTCGGCCACCGACGCCCCGACGGTGAGCAGCCCGTGGTTCTGCAGGACGACCGCCTTGGCCGCCCCCAGTGCCACCCCGATCCGCCGGCCCTCCTCGGTGTCGTTGACGACGCCGAGGAAGTCGGTGTACAGCCCGTGGTCCTCGTAGAAGGCGCAGGAGTCCTGTGTGATCGGGTCCAGCGGGATGCCGAGACTGGAGAACGCCTTGCCATGAAGGGAGTGGGTGTGCGCGGCCGCCACCACGTCGGGACGGGCCCGGTGGACCTCGGAGTGGATACAGAACGCGGCATTGTTGACAGGCCGCTTCCCCTCCAGCAGGGTCCCGTCGTGGTCGACGAGGATGAGGTCGGAGACCTTGATCTGGCCGAAGGCCATCCCGAAGGGGTTGACCCAGAAGGCCGTGGGGTGCTCGGGGTCGCGGGCGGTGATGTGTCCCGCGACTCCGTCGGAGAAGCCGCAGCGGGCGAACAGCCGGAAGGCGGCGGCGAGTTCCTGCTTGCGGATCAGGCGTTCCTCCTCGACCGCCGGGTTCTGCGGCGGCATCGGCAGCGTGACGCCTTCGGGCATGTGGCCGACCGAGTCGTGCTGTATCGGGGCATCGGTGGTCAGGGACATGGGTTCAAACCCTTCGGTTGTGGTGCGGGAGTGGGCGGCTCGGAATCGGGTCAACTCTTCGTGAAGGGTGCGGAGGACTTTGTGAAAGGCGACCGTCTGCCGTACATCGCGGTCACCAGGCGCAGGATGAAGCGGTAAAACAGGATGAATTGCATCAGCTGCAACAGTTCGTAGAGCCCCGACTCGAACGTTCTGACTGATCAGAGATGCTGTCTCGGGGACGTCCTGAGCGCCCTTCGGTAGCTGACCAGCACCACTCGATCTGGACGCAACAATGATGCATTTGATACAACGACGGGCATGGTCGCTGAGGCACCCGGTTCGGTGCGTCTTGCCCTGGCCCCGAACGTTGTCCTTCTGAACCCGGAGCCAGCGGTTTCCTCTGCAATGAAGGAAGGATGGGCTCGGCAGCAGTCCGCGCGGTTTCTTCAGGCTTCGACGATCCAGCCTCGGCTGCGTCTTATCCAACGGTTCGAGGAGTTCACGGGGTTGTACCCGTGGCAGTGGACTCCTGCCGATGGCGAGGCGTTCATCGTTCACCTGCGCAGCGGGTCCAAGCCGATCCAGTTGTCTACGGCTCGGGCGTACGAGGTGGCGATCGAGCTGTTCGTGGAGTTCCTGACGATCTACGCGTACGGCACCCGGCGGACCGAGTCCTCGAAGGTCGACCTGGTGGATCTGCGGCGGCACAGGAAGGCGCCGCAGTTCGGGACCGCCGGCAGCATGACCGTCCGGTATGGCAAATCCTCCAAGGGGACGCCGCCGAAGCGGCGGACCGTGCTTCTGGTCCCGGAGATGGACTGGGTAGTGGACGTGCTCGACGAGTGGGTGCACGAGATTCGCCCGCGGCTCTCGCCGGACCGGCACCCGGCCTTGTGGGTGACCGAGCGGGTCGGCCGCATGTCTCCGCGCTCGATCAACGAGGCGTTCGTGACGGCACGCCAGGACGCCGGCCTCGACGAGGACCTCGACCTGCACTGTCTGCGCCACAGCTACATCACGCATCTGACTGAGTTCGGCTATCCTGCCCGCTTTGTTCAAGAGCAGGTGGGCCACAGCCACGCTTCTACGACGGCCATCTATATGGGTGTCTCTGACGAGTACCGGAACCAGCTCCTGGAGGCTTCGCTGAAGCGTCGGCTGGGTGACGACTGGGACCTTAAATGATCAAGAAGATGGGCTACGAGTGGTGTCTGCGGGCCACGATGGCCGAGCACCAGATGTTCCAGACCTCGGACCTGGTGCCGCTCCTGGCGGAACGTGGCGTGACCTTGTCGCGTGAGCAGGTCTACCGCTTGGTGACGCAGCCGCCCCAGCGGATGAGCATGGATACCTTGGTCGCGCTGTGCGACATCTTCGGGTGCACCCCGAACGATCTCATCAAGCCGAAGGTGGTCAACGCCCAGGTCAAGAAGACCGCGGACGGACAGGCCGAGCCGCTGCCGCTGAAGGAGCGGCGGACCACGATCCGGCGCCCGGGACAACCGTGAGGCCGCTGACACCGGACCAGATCCGCTTGCGAGCCGAACTCGCCGCCGCACGGGAGCAGATCGTCGCGCTGCTGCGGTCAGCGGTGGGTGATTCCCTTGCCCCCGAACAGGCGCAGGCCGTGGCGGAGGAGGCGCGGGCCTGGCGTGGGGCGAACGCTTTCCGCCTGGTGCGCTATCTGTCCGAGCGGCCCGACGCTCTGAGTATGCCCCGTAGCGACTGCCCGACCTGTGTGGTGCGTTTGCTGGCCGCGCTGACCGCTGCCGGGCACGGGGACAAGGTCGTCCTGGTGGCCTGTGGCGACTGCGGACGGACCGACCCTCTTCCCACCAACAACGGACCGGAGGGGCGACTGTGTTCACGCTGCGCCGGCCGACGTGCCAAGAAGCCGTGCGCCCGCTGCGGCAAAGTGGCCGGCATCTACGCCCGCCGACCGGAGGGCGGTATCTGTAGTCCGTGCAGGAACAAGGAGGCGGACGCCAAGGAGGAATGCGTCGACTGCCGCCGGATGATGATTTCGTACCGGCGTCTGCCCGACGGCACCAGCCTCTGTCAGACCTGTGCTCCCAAGAACACGCAGACCTGTTGCCGTTGCGGTCGGGTACGCCGGGTCAACGCGCTGACCTCCGACGGGCCGGTCTGCGGCGGCTGCTACTCCAGCCCTGCCCGCCTGTGCGGTGTCTGCCGACGGGTCGTTCCCATCGTCGCCCGGGCCGACGGCACCAGGCCGGACACCTGCGACCGGTGCTACAAGCGACACGAGAAGACCTGCGTCGTCTGTGAACGGGTCCGCCCCGGCCACCACATCAACGGTGGCCGGGGCCCGTTCCACTGCGACACGTGCCGTCCTCGCGAAGAGTGCGCATGTGCGCTGTGCGGCCGAGTCGGGAAGGTCAAGGTCTTCTGGCCGCGCGGGCCGGTGTGCGGCTCCTGCTACAGAACAGCCCTGTCGACCCCGGCACCGTGCGCCTCGTGCAGTCGACATCGCATTCCGATCGGTCAGACGGCCGAGGGAAGCCTCTTGTGCAAGGCGTGCTCGTTGCCCGACGAACCGGTCGAGCGCTGTTCGGCCTGCGGTGAACCGGCGGACCTATACTCCGGCCACCACTGCCCCCGCTGCACCCTGGCCGCCCGCGTGAGCGAGCTGCTCTCCGTAGACGGTGCGAGCGTGCCCCAGCCGCTTAAACCCCTCGCCGTCGTTCTGACCGGCACGGAAAACCCCTACCGCGTCCTGCAGTGGCTTCGCCGAAGCCCCGCCGCCCACCTCCTGCGACGCCTGGCCCTCGATCCTGAAGCACTGAACCACGACTCCCTCGACACGCTGCCGCAACGAGCTGCCACCGCCTACGTGCGCGGGCTGCTCGTGGCCGCCGGCATTTTGCCGCCACGCGATGAGAATCTCGCCCTGCTCACCAACTGGGTCGCGCGGACCGTGGCCAAACTCCCAGCACGGCAAGCCAGTCTCATCCGTCCGTTCGCCGAGTGGCACATCATCCGCGACGCCCGCCGACGCTCAGCGCGCGGCCGTTACACCTATGCCGCGCACAAAGGCGACTGTGGCAACGTGCTCGCCGCCATCGACTTCCTGAACTGGCTCGACTCCCAGCACCTGAGTCTGCGCCGGCTCCAACAGCGACACCTAGACGTCTGGGCAATCGACCGGCCAACCCTGCGCTCCCGTTCGATCCCCTTCCTCCGCTGGAGCACCGCGCGACGCCTGTGCCCGCCCGGTCTGAGCATCGAGCACCCGGCCTCGCAACTCCCCGGCCACTTCCAAGCCGAGGACGAGGCCCGAAACGAGCTGTTGCGCTGCTTCAACGACACCATGTTGCCCCTGGACGTCCGCGTAGCCGCTGCTCTTGTACGCCTCTACGCCCTCCCCCTGACCCGCATCGTCGAACTCACCCACGACCACATCCGCCGCGACCAGGAGCACACCTACCTGACGGTCAGCCAGCACCCTTTCGTGCTCCCGCCGAAGTTCGCCCGTCTCATCGACGATCAGCTCCGGCACGGCACGCCCCGGCACAGCACCACGGCGGAGCATAGATACCTCCTACCGGGCCAAAGCCCTGGACGCCCGCGTAACCCCCTCGGCCTCGCCGACACACTGAGACAACACGGTCTGCCTGCCCGTGCAGCTCGGAACACCGCCATGATGGACGCCCTGGTAGACCTACCGCCTATGGTCATCGCCGACCTGCTTGGCATCCACCCCAAGACAGCCGAACGCTGGGCCACGCTCGCCGGCGAGAACTGGTCCGAATACGTGGCCTCGTTGACGTGACCGGGCCGGGCTACGGGGCTCTGTTCACCATGGCATTAACCGTTCACACTGCGGCGGACGTCTCCTCGACTCACTCGGCAACGCCAACACCCTCCCGTCGTACGGCATCGGGGTGGGCACGACTGCGGAGCACCTCGGTGGGGCCCGTCCGCTCGCCACCGTGGCGGACGACGAGGCCGGCGGCGCCCCCGAACAGCTGTGGGGTGAAACTGCGGTCAACGGGTGGAATGCCCGCCGGGCGTCGGTGCTGTCGTGGCTGGGCTGGTGTGCCGACCGAGGGTACGACGGCCCGCGGGTGCCGGGCTGGGTGAAGCGGATGCCGCCGGACCGAGGAGATCCGGGCCCGCTCGAAGATGCCGGTCGACCAGCTGATCGCCCGCCGTGACATCCACCTGCGGGAGCAAAGATGCTACGGCGGATGCTGTACGAGACGGTCGCGCGGTCGGAGGAGATTCTCGGCGTCAACAGCCACGGTCTCCGCCATCGCTTTCCCGCCGGTACTGGCTCCCCAGCTGGCCGTGGCTGCGCAGGGCACCCTCGCCGCCTCGGCCTCCGATACCCCGCTGTCGGCGGCGGACGACGCCTCGCGCCCGATACGCCCCCCAAGATCTGGCTCCAATCGGAGGAGAAGTACTTCCCGTACGACGTCGAGTCGTTCCTGGACAACACCCACGTCGAGATCCACAAGGACGACGACGATCCCAACCAGCAGTTCCGCGTGACGAACGAACCGCTGGGCTGCGACTCCTGCACCGACCCGCCATTCCTGTACGGACAGCAGCCCAAGGCTGGCGTGAACGGAGCGGTGCCGCTCTACGCCGAGTCGACCTGCTCGCCGCGCGGGCCCCGCGTCTGGACCGCGCCCTGAAGAAAAACGCCCGGAAGGGTGGCGACGTTGTGTTGCTCGACGGCACCCTCGTCCGCACCCGCCGACGCGCCGGGGACGAGCACCGGCCGAACTATTCGGGCAAGCACACGGCCCATGGCCTGCTGCTCCTCGCCCTGACCGACGAGTGTGGGCAACCTGGTCTGGATCTCAACCGGCGTCGGCCCCGCGATGCTCGCCACGGAAACTGACCCCGCTCGCCAAGACCGCCTGGACGTCCTCGGCGGCACGACAGCCACTCATCTGAGTCTGGGTGGGGGCTCGGATCAGCGGATCCGGGGGCAGCGCCTTGTCCGCGTGCGCTGTGTGCACGTGCTTGACGGTGATCTGGGGTGGATGCCGACGAGCAGTACGAGGCGGACCAGGTCGGCGATCTACCGGAGCCCATGAAGGATGCGGCTCGGCCAGACCCGACGGGCATTTCTACAAATGTCGAATGCCGGGCGGAGAATCCTCCGGCATCTGCTGGTGGTGGCTGGTTTCGGCCCAGCCGTACGGTCTGCGAACCGTCGGATTCCGCCCCTCCTGCTGAACACGGGAGAGGCCGGAGGCCAGCTGAGATCGGAGCTTTGAATGAGTGCAGCAGTCGCCTTTGTCGGGCTGGGGAACATCGGTGGGCGTGTGGTTGCCCATCTGGTGAAGGCCGGCCATGACGTGTCAGTTTTCGACCTGAACGCCGCCGCGGTCCAGGCCGCGGTGGAGGCGGGAGCCCGGTCGGCGGCGTCGGCTGCTCAGGCTGCCGAGGGCGCTGAAGCAGTCTTCCTGAGCCTGCCCACGCCGGCGATCGTGGAGGCGGTGGTCGGTGAGATCCTGCCGCGCGCCGCGAAGGGCGCGGTGATCGTCGACCACAGCACGATCGACCCGGACACCACCCGCAGGCTGGCGGCATCGGTTGCCAAGGAGGGCGTGAGCTTCCTGGACGCGCCGGTCAGCGGCGGAGTGCAGGGCGCGGAGGCCGGCACCCTCGCGATCATGGTGGGCGGTGACGAAGCCGCGCTGGAGAAGGTGCGCCCGCTTCTGGACACGTACGCCGGCAGTGTCGTGCGCATCGGTGACAGTGGCAGCGGCCAGGTCGTCAAGCTCGCCAACAACGTGATCACCGCCATCAACATCGTCGCGCTTGGCGAGGCGCTGACCACGGCCGTGCGTCAGGGCGTGGACCTCGATGTCGCGGTGAGCGTGCTGACGAAGAGCTCGGCCAACAGCAACGTGCTGTCCGGCTACTTCCCGCGCACGCTGTTCACCGCCGAGCGGCCCACCGGCTTCGCGCTGGACTTCATGCACAAGGACCTGGGCCTGTTCCTGGCCTCCGCCGCCTCGGGTCCGGTGCCGCTGCCGCTGTCGAACGCCGTGCGGGACCTGTTCTCGATCGGCCGCCAGCTGGGTCGTGGCGGCAAGGACTTCACCAGCGTCGTCGAGTTCTACGAGGACTTCGCCGGCATCCGTCTGCAGAGCAAGGAGAGCGGCAAGTGACCACCACCGGCATCGAGATTCCCTTCGTCCACCAGCTGATCGGCGGCGTGTGGGGGCCGGCGGACTCCGGCGAGTGGGCCGAGGTGGAGAACCCGGGGCGCCGCGAGGTCATCGCCCGCGTACCCGCGTCCGGGGCCTCGGACGTGGACCGCGCGGTGACCGCCGCGAAGCAGGCGTTCCCGGCCTGGCGGGTGCGGCCCGCGCGGGAGCGCGGCGCCCTGCTGATCAAGCTCGGCGACAAGATCGCCGAGCACCAGGAGGAGCTGGCACGGATCATCGCCTCGGAGACCGGCAACGCCCTGCGCACCCAGGCTCGTGGCGAGGCCGCCTCGGCGGTCGACATCTTCCGCTACTACGGGCAGGTTGCTTCCGAGCAGAAGGGCGAGACGCTCCCGCTCGGCGACGGTCTGCTGTCCTACACGGTGCGCGAGCCGCTGGGCGTGGTGGGCGGCATCGTGCCGTGGAACGCACCGGTGCAGCTGTCCGCGCTGAAGATCGCCATGTCGCTGTCCATGGGCAACACCCTCGTGCTCAAGGCCGCCGAGCTGGCCCCCTTGGGTGTGCTGCGGCTGGCGCAGTGGGCTGCGGAGATCCTGCCCGACGGGGTACTGAACGTGATCTCCGGTGCTGGTTCCGTGGCGGGCGCGCGGATCGCGTCCCACCCGGACATCGCGAAGCTGACGTTCACCGGCTCCACCGGGGTCGGGCGCAGCATCCTGGCGGCGGCCGCGGACCGGATCGTGCCGGTGACCCTGGAGCTGGGCGGCAAGTCCCCGGTCATCGTCTTCCCCGACTCCGACGACGACGCCACCGTAGACGGCGTGATCACGGGCATGCGATTCACGCGCCAGGGCCAGTCGTGCACCGCCGGCTCCCGCCTGTACCTGCACGAGGACATCTTCGACTCGTTCCTGGAGAAGCTGACCTCGAAGCTCGCCCAGTTGAAGATCGGTGACCCGCTGGACGAGGACAGCGACATCGGCGCCATCGTCAGCCAGACCCAGTACGACAAGATCTGCGGCTACATCCAGTCCGGCCTGGACAAGGGCGGCAAGCTGATCACCGGCGGCGTGCAGCGGCCGGTCGACCAGGACGGCTACTACGTCGCCCCGACGGTGATCAGCGGCGTCGGCGCCGACTGGGAGATCACCCGCGAAGAGGTCTTCGGCCCGGTCCTGGTCGTCATCCCCTGGCGTGACGAGGACGAGGTCGTCGAAGCTGCCAACGACTCCGCCTACGGCCTGGCCGGCTACGTGTGGTCGAAGAACATCGACCAGGCGCTGCGCACCGCCAACAAGCTTCAGGTGGGCTGGATCCAGATCAACCGCGGCGGCGGCCAGATCCCCGGCATGGCCTACGGCGGCATCAAGCAGTCCGGCCTGGGCCGCGAGTACTCCGTGGACGGCGCGCTGGAGAGCTTCACCCAGCACAAGAGCTTCACCATCGCCTACCAGGGCTGACGCTTTCCCGCGCGCCACCCGAACGCGCCTCTTATCAACCGTACGACGTCTGACAGGCGTCGCCGAAGCCCGGCCCCGCACCGGTCTGCTTGTTCATCACTCCGCTCCGGCGGTGCCTGTCAGCACGACGGCTCCGCCGTACCCGAAGGAGACCCTTCATGGGTACCACCACCCCCGAGTCGGCCCAGTGTGCCGAACTCACCGATGACGGGCTCGCTCAAAGCCTGACCAAGCGCCACATCCGGATGATCGCCGTCGGCGGCGCCATCGGCGTCGGCCTGTTCCTGGGCGCCGGCGGCGGCATCGCCAAGGCCGGGCCCGCCCTGATCGGCGTGTACGCGATCACCGGCGTGTTCATCTACATCATCATGCGCGCCCTGGGCGAACTGCTCATCTACCGCCCTGTCAGCGGCAGCTTCGCCGAGTACGCGCGTGAGTTCATGGGCCCGGCCTACGGCTTCATCACCGGCTGGGGCTACTGGACGACCTGGACGGTGATCGGCATGGCCGAGATCACCGCAGCGGGCATCTACGTGCACTACTGGTTCCCCTCCATCCCGCAGTACGTCACCGCGCTGGTCGTCCTGGTGGCGTTGGTGCTGTTGAACCTGCTGAAGGTGGGGGCGTTCGGCGAGGCCGAGTTCTGGTTCGCGTCCATCAAGATCGTGGCGATCCTCGGTCTGATCGTCGGTGGCACGCTGGTCGCCGTCTTCAGCATCGGCGACGCCGGCGCGAACAGCACCATCGCCCACTTGTGGAACCATGGAGGCTCAGCCCCGAACGGCTGGATGGCCGTCCTGCTCGCCTTCCAGATCGTGGTCTTCTCCTACCAGGGTGTCGAGCTGATCGGCATGACGGCCGCAGAGACCAAGGACCGCGAGAAGGTACTGCCCAAGGCCATCAACTCCATCCCGTGGCGGATCGGGATCTTCTACGTCGGCTCCCTGCTCGTGCTGCTGACGCTGTTCCCCTGGACCGAGTTCAACGCGGGCGAGAGCCCCTTCGTCAAGGCCCTCACCCACATCGGCCTGCCGGCCGCCGGCAGCATCATGAACTTCGTCGTTCTGACCTCCGCCCTGTCCTCCTGCAGCTCGGGCCTGTTCAGCAACGGCCGTCTGCTCAAGCGGCTGGCCTCCGACGGCGTCGCGCCCTCCCGGTTCGCGACCGTCAACAAGGGCCACGTGCCCGCCGCGGCCATCCTGGCCTCGGGCAGCGCCATGATGATCGGCGTCCTGGTCAACGCGGTCGTCCCTGACCAGGCGTTCATCTACATCTCCTCCGTCGCCACCCTCGGCGCGATCTGGAGCTGGCTGGTCATCATCGTCTGCCACATGATCTACCGCCGCCGTCTCGCCCGCGGCGAGGTCCACGAGAGCTGGTTCAGACTGCCGTTCGCCACCCCACTGAGCTGGCTCGTGATCGCCTTCCTCACCTTCGTCACCGTCCTCCTCGGCTTCGACCCCGACAACCGCATCGCCCTGTACGCGCTGCCGGTGTGGGCGGCTGCCCTGATGGGCGGCTACCTGTACGCCAAGCCGAAGATAGCCGCCCGTGAGGCAGCCGCTGCCCCGGCCGCCGGTGAACTGCTCACCGACCTACCGGCCGTCGTCGCCGGCACCGGCGACGAACCCA
Coding sequences within it:
- a CDS encoding TetR/AcrR family transcriptional regulator — its product is MITRIADGFVVASRQACAGETELRPAVEKSLRAFWDGVQASPGQQLAGYELAHYALRQAGMEKLARRQYRHYLDVHEDLVTDIAEQTGVRWTVPGPVLARYLNSVLDGLTMCWLIDRDTEISRAVLDLTGRHLETLAVSRADALSA
- a CDS encoding SMP-30/gluconolactonase/LRE family protein, with protein sequence MKPKATVVLDGFGVVESLRWHDDALWFCDMAHGTVHHWDTIGRPETVADVPGRAGGIGFLPDGRILVVSMEGLCVYRLEPDGSLVVHADLRDIAKGPVNDMYVDQEGRAYVGNFGFDYHAFLKRHPNSMLYVPPGPPRAPIACFSPEGELIGLSEPLAFANGLFPIDDGRTMLAAETMAMRLVALPVLSDGRLGPPRPWAPLIEPWLWKAVTAPGLVGSITRRVSALLDHQAIADRSSSPIAPDGIAPGKDGTAWVANALRGECVRVGPGGTILDRVATSQRTLSCLVAGPKGDTLYAATIATDDPPRARELNASRIEAYVLPS
- a CDS encoding TetR family transcriptional regulator; translated protein: MARMALKERREELIAAAIRVVTREGVARTTTRSIVREAGMTLGVFHYCFAHAKTFSKR
- a CDS encoding class II aldolase/adducin family protein; the encoded protein is MSLTTDAPIQHDSVGHMPEGVTLPMPPQNPAVEEERLIRKQELAAAFRLFARCGFSDGVAGHITARDPEHPTAFWVNPFGMAFGQIKVSDLILVDHDGTLLEGKRPVNNAAFCIHSEVHRARPDVVAAAHTHSLHGKAFSSLGIPLDPITQDSCAFYEDHGLYTDFLGVVNDTEEGRRIGVALGAAKAVVLQNHGLLTVGASVAEAAWYFVTMERSCQAQLLAMAAGTPKLIDPDTARTVREQTSGPLPGWFQFRPMWDQITQQEPDLFD
- a CDS encoding amino acid permease codes for the protein MGTTTPESAQCAELTDDGLAQSLTKRHIRMIAVGGAIGVGLFLGAGGGIAKAGPALIGVYAITGVFIYIIMRALGELLIYRPVSGSFAEYAREFMGPAYGFITGWGYWTTWTVIGMAEITAAGIYVHYWFPSIPQYVTALVVLVALVLLNLLKVGAFGEAEFWFASIKIVAILGLIVGGTLVAVFSIGDAGANSTIAHLWNHGGSAPNGWMAVLLAFQIVVFSYQGVELIGMTAAETKDREKVLPKAINSIPWRIGIFYVGSLLVLLTLFPWTEFNAGESPFVKALTHIGLPAAGSIMNFVVLTSALSSCSSGLFSNGRLLKRLASDGVAPSRFATVNKGHVPAAAILASGSAMMIGVLVNAVVPDQAFIYISSVATLGAIWSWLVIIVCHMIYRRRLARGEVHESWFRLPFATPLSWLVIAFLTFVTVLLGFDPDNRIALYALPVWAAALMGGYLYAKPKIAAREAAAAPAAGELLTDLPAVVAGTGDEPTTRLAD
- a CDS encoding XRE family transcriptional regulator, which gives rise to MRPLTPDQIRLRAELAAAREQIVALLRSAVGDSLAPEQAQAVAEEARAWRGANAFRLVRYLSERPDALSMPRSDCPTCVVRLLAALTAAGHGDKVVLVACGDCGRTDPLPTNNGPEGRLCSRCAGRRAKKPCARCGKVAGIYARRPEGGICSPCRNKEADAKEECVDCRRMMISYRRLPDGTSLCQTCAPKNTQTCCRCGRVRRVNALTSDGPVCGGCYSSPARLCGVCRRVVPIVARADGTRPDTCDRCYKRHEKTCVVCERVRPGHHINGGRGPFHCDTCRPREECACALCGRVGKVKVFWPRGPVCGSCYRTALSTPAPCASCSRHRIPIGQTAEGSLLCKACSLPDEPVERCSACGEPADLYSGHHCPRCTLAARVSELLSVDGASVPQPLKPLAVVLTGTENPYRVLQWLRRSPAAHLLRRLALDPEALNHDSLDTLPQRAATAYVRGLLVAAGILPPRDENLALLTNWVARTVAKLPARQASLIRPFAEWHIIRDARRRSARGRYTYAAHKGDCGNVLAAIDFLNWLDSQHLSLRRLQQRHLDVWAIDRPTLRSRSIPFLRWSTARRLCPPGLSIEHPASQLPGHFQAEDEARNELLRCFNDTMLPLDVRVAAALVRLYALPLTRIVELTHDHIRRDQEHTYLTVSQHPFVLPPKFARLIDDQLRHGTPRHSTTAEHRYLLPGQSPGRPRNPLGLADTLRQHGLPARAARNTAMMDALVDLPPMVIADLLGIHPKTAERWATLAGENWSEYVASLT
- a CDS encoding helix-turn-helix domain-containing protein, which encodes MIKKMGYEWCLRATMAEHQMFQTSDLVPLLAERGVTLSREQVYRLVTQPPQRMSMDTLVALCDIFGCTPNDLIKPKVVNAQVKKTADGQAEPLPLKERRTTIRRPGQP
- a CDS encoding aldehyde dehydrogenase family protein, whose product is MTTTGIEIPFVHQLIGGVWGPADSGEWAEVENPGRREVIARVPASGASDVDRAVTAAKQAFPAWRVRPARERGALLIKLGDKIAEHQEELARIIASETGNALRTQARGEAASAVDIFRYYGQVASEQKGETLPLGDGLLSYTVREPLGVVGGIVPWNAPVQLSALKIAMSLSMGNTLVLKAAELAPLGVLRLAQWAAEILPDGVLNVISGAGSVAGARIASHPDIAKLTFTGSTGVGRSILAAAADRIVPVTLELGGKSPVIVFPDSDDDATVDGVITGMRFTRQGQSCTAGSRLYLHEDIFDSFLEKLTSKLAQLKIGDPLDEDSDIGAIVSQTQYDKICGYIQSGLDKGGKLITGGVQRPVDQDGYYVAPTVISGVGADWEITREEVFGPVLVVIPWRDEDEVVEAANDSAYGLAGYVWSKNIDQALRTANKLQVGWIQINRGGGQIPGMAYGGIKQSGLGREYSVDGALESFTQHKSFTIAYQG
- a CDS encoding tyrosine-type recombinase/integrase — encoded protein: MVAEAPGSVRLALAPNVVLLNPEPAVSSAMKEGWARQQSARFLQASTIQPRLRLIQRFEEFTGLYPWQWTPADGEAFIVHLRSGSKPIQLSTARAYEVAIELFVEFLTIYAYGTRRTESSKVDLVDLRRHRKAPQFGTAGSMTVRYGKSSKGTPPKRRTVLLVPEMDWVVDVLDEWVHEIRPRLSPDRHPALWVTERVGRMSPRSINEAFVTARQDAGLDEDLDLHCLRHSYITHLTEFGYPARFVQEQVGHSHASTTAIYMGVSDEYRNQLLEASLKRRLGDDWDLK
- a CDS encoding NAD(P)-dependent oxidoreductase — its product is MSAAVAFVGLGNIGGRVVAHLVKAGHDVSVFDLNAAAVQAAVEAGARSAASAAQAAEGAEAVFLSLPTPAIVEAVVGEILPRAAKGAVIVDHSTIDPDTTRRLAASVAKEGVSFLDAPVSGGVQGAEAGTLAIMVGGDEAALEKVRPLLDTYAGSVVRIGDSGSGQVVKLANNVITAINIVALGEALTTAVRQGVDLDVAVSVLTKSSANSNVLSGYFPRTLFTAERPTGFALDFMHKDLGLFLASAASGPVPLPLSNAVRDLFSIGRQLGRGGKDFTSVVEFYEDFAGIRLQSKESGK